From the Vanessa cardui chromosome 18, ilVanCard2.1, whole genome shotgun sequence genome, one window contains:
- the LOC124537636 gene encoding GATOR complex protein WDR24-like yields MKLLIAISLFVVASALPLANKPLREGPPIIFRHREPTPESDVRNLQNEHNRFEIIKNILNRLQPPRNPEDKVSLNDKKKALEEILDALNIINHILNDNEDDDDDNDDDVTSINVGEHENQADIVPDNEEEAVNLEAPPHREEPNSNDDNADDGSQPSNIANDVESSESKNSNEIPNKHQNPDRNQSQPEDEENLEEDDENDSQSEDEEVVDVIKLIPHINHKGIEFKVPNVVEQQPK; encoded by the coding sequence atGAAGCTCCTCATAGCAATATCACTCTTCGTCGTGGCGTCTGCCTTGCCTCTGGCAAATAAGCCTCTCCGAGAAGGCCCTCCAATCATTTTCAGACACCGGGAACCAACACCCGAGTCGGACGTAAGAAACCTTCAAAATGAACATAAccgttttgaaattattaaaaatattttaaataggttACAACCACCTCGTAATCCTGAAGATAAAGTCTCtcttaatgacaaaaaaaaagctttagaagAAATTCTAGATGccctaaatattattaatcacaTCCTAAATGACAATGAAGACGATGACgacgataatgatgatgatgttacaTCTATAAACGTTGGTGAACATGAGAACCAAGCCGATATAGTTCCTGATAATGAAGAAGAGGCTGTAAATCTTGAGGCTCCCCCACATAGAGAGGAACCTAATTCTAACGACGACAACGCTGACGATGGTAGTCAACCATCAAATATTGCTAATGACGTGGAAAGCTCTGAAAGCAAGAACAGCAATGAAATTCCAAATAAACACCAAAATCCTGACAGAAATCAATCCCAACCAGAAGATGAGGAAAATCTTGAAGAAGATGATGAAAATGATTCTCAAAGTGAAGATGAAGAAGTTGttgatgttataaaattaattcccCATATCAACCACAAGGGAATCGAATTTAAAGTTCCAAATGTTGTTGAGCAGCAACCAAAATAA